In a genomic window of Methanocalculus natronophilus:
- a CDS encoding anthranilate synthase component II — protein sequence MKVAIIDCFDSFSYNLLQIVGSLGADPVVIQPDEPLAAVTAEEPDRIILSPGPGRPGDLDLPLAVLLEYVKKVPVLGVCLGHQAICSFFGGRIIHAPRPVHGEVSAISHDGCGIYREMPNPLAAVRYHSLIIDSSTLPAELVITAYSLDDHLPMGIRHRSFPLEGVQFHPESFGTGIGTHLVAAFLKRSVAA from the coding sequence ATGAAGGTGGCAATCATCGACTGCTTTGACAGCTTCAGCTACAACCTGCTCCAGATCGTCGGGAGCCTTGGGGCCGATCCGGTGGTGATCCAACCAGACGAACCCCTGGCTGCGGTCACCGCAGAAGAGCCGGACCGAATCATCCTCTCACCCGGCCCCGGCAGGCCAGGGGATCTCGATCTCCCGCTTGCGGTGCTTTTGGAGTATGTAAAAAAGGTTCCGGTTCTCGGAGTCTGCCTTGGACACCAGGCGATCTGCTCTTTTTTTGGCGGACGGATCATCCATGCCCCCCGTCCGGTTCACGGGGAGGTTTCAGCGATCTCTCATGACGGGTGCGGTATCTACCGGGAGATGCCAAATCCTCTCGCAGCGGTCCGGTACCATTCGCTTATCATTGATTCATCCACGCTCCCGGCCGAACTGGTCATCACTGCCTATTCCCTGGATGATCACCTCCCGATGGGGATCCGTCACCGCTCCTTCCCGCTTGAAGGGGTGCAGTTCCATCCTGAGAGTTTCGGAACCGGGATCGGCACCCATCTCGTGGCCGCCTTTCTCAAAAGGAGTGTGGCTGCATGA
- the trpD gene encoding anthranilate phosphoribosyltransferase translates to MIQEVCRAIADGTPLPAGGIAHAFLDLVSGSATPAQAGAFLFAMQHYPLDGSDLATCAGILLSHARRITITGPNPPIDTCGTGGDHAMTFNISTAAAFVAAGAGIPVFKHGNRAVTGVSGSADVLGVLGVAPASSQAEADRFLKGCGIAFLPAREYHPALLRLGSIRSELGFRTIFNITGPLCHPAGAVNRVLGVADPGLLHPMADALQRLGVSHALVVSGNGLDELSLDGENRVAELCRGRIRDYQFAAGDLGLSPAPPDVFAVSSPKESAAVIRHLLAGGEGPARDIVLLNAAGAIMVGGGGATLPAALSAAERSIDAGRALASLERAVEISGGSV, encoded by the coding sequence ATGATCCAGGAGGTATGCCGGGCGATAGCAGATGGCACCCCTCTTCCAGCAGGAGGCATTGCGCATGCCTTTCTGGATCTCGTCAGTGGATCCGCAACACCGGCACAGGCAGGGGCGTTCCTCTTTGCCATGCAGCATTATCCCCTGGATGGCAGCGATCTCGCAACCTGTGCCGGTATCCTGCTCTCTCATGCACGAAGAATCACGATCACCGGGCCAAACCCGCCAATTGATACCTGTGGAACAGGCGGCGATCACGCGATGACGTTTAATATCAGTACCGCCGCCGCGTTTGTTGCAGCAGGTGCAGGGATACCGGTCTTCAAACATGGAAACCGGGCAGTGACCGGGGTCTCGGGATCTGCCGATGTACTGGGGGTTCTTGGCGTTGCCCCTGCCTCGTCACAGGCGGAGGCAGACCGGTTTCTCAAGGGGTGTGGGATTGCGTTTCTTCCGGCACGGGAGTACCATCCCGCGCTCCTGAGGCTTGGAAGCATCCGGTCAGAGCTCGGCTTCAGGACGATATTCAATATCACAGGCCCGCTCTGCCATCCGGCAGGAGCGGTCAACCGGGTGCTGGGTGTTGCAGATCCAGGACTTCTCCACCCGATGGCTGACGCACTTCAGCGGCTTGGGGTGTCGCATGCCCTTGTCGTCTCCGGCAACGGCCTTGATGAACTATCTCTTGATGGAGAGAACCGGGTCGCCGAACTGTGCCGGGGCAGGATCAGAGACTACCAGTTTGCAGCAGGGGATCTGGGTCTTTCTCCAGCACCGCCGGACGTGTTTGCCGTTTCATCACCAAAAGAGAGTGCGGCAGTCATCAGGCATCTCCTTGCGGGTGGCGAGGGTCCTGCACGGGATATTGTGCTCCTGAATGCGGCAGGTGCCATCATGGTCGGTGGGGGAGGTGCAACACTGCCTGCTGCCCTCTCAGCAGCAGAACGATCCATTGATGCAGGCAGGGCGCTTGCATCGCTTGAACGTGCAGTGGAGATCTCCGGGGGTTCTGTATGA
- a CDS encoding indole-3-glycerol phosphate synthase TrpC produces MILDAIVQSSRKRAADLLEFSNRELPPCRSLEQAILSRQPAVIGEVKYASPAGMTGAVLPPGPFAAALAAGGAAAISVLTEPTVFRGDPSFIPVVRRYVSLPILRKDILVDFAQIRESRAIGADAVLLIASVLGSDLLDFVRYAYTCGLEPVVEVACEEEVEAALATPARIIGINNRDLTTLAIDPNRSFHLAPQVRSAGRIAVAMSGIAHPEQVKAYQDCCSAVLIGSAIAAAADPEAAMERFVCM; encoded by the coding sequence ATGATCCTTGATGCTATCGTGCAATCATCCCGGAAACGGGCTGCAGATCTTTTGGAGTTCTCCAACCGGGAACTGCCCCCTTGTCGGAGCCTTGAACAGGCAATCCTCTCCAGGCAACCTGCTGTCATCGGTGAGGTGAAGTATGCCTCGCCTGCGGGCATGACAGGTGCGGTGCTGCCGCCGGGCCCATTTGCTGCTGCACTTGCCGCAGGCGGCGCAGCTGCCATCTCGGTGCTGACTGAGCCGACCGTCTTCAGGGGGGACCCCTCCTTTATCCCGGTGGTGCGGCGGTATGTCAGCCTCCCGATCCTGAGGAAGGACATCCTGGTGGATTTTGCACAGATCAGGGAGAGCCGGGCAATCGGTGCGGACGCTGTCCTGCTGATCGCCTCGGTTCTCGGATCAGATCTCCTGGATTTTGTCAGGTATGCGTATACCTGCGGCCTTGAGCCGGTTGTCGAGGTGGCGTGCGAAGAGGAAGTCGAAGCCGCCCTTGCAACACCCGCCCGGATCATCGGTATCAATAACCGTGATCTTACAACCCTCGCAATCGATCCAAATCGGTCATTCCATCTTGCCCCGCAGGTGAGGTCAGCTGGCAGGATTGCGGTTGCAATGAGCGGGATCGCTCATCCTGAGCAGGTGAAGGCATACCAGGACTGCTGTTCTGCGGTTCTGATCGGATCAGCCATTGCGGCAGCAGCTGACCCGGAAGCTGCCATGGAGCGGTTTGTATGTATGTAA
- a CDS encoding phosphoribosylanthranilate isomerase: MYVKVCGITSPADARSAVAAGADAIGVILFTPSSRAVTPRRAETILSAVRGEVETVCVTTTRSPAALRRLYRLNPDAVQIYHGQRVPDRFTCIAAWDGLSNPPEDADRLLLDASHGRGIPLDLPAAEAAMCRTGHPIIVSGGLHPATVALVIQQLDPAGVDVSSGIELRPGVKDMQLMKHFVTACRMGAV, from the coding sequence ATGTATGTAAAGGTCTGTGGTATCACCAGCCCCGCCGATGCCAGATCAGCGGTTGCCGCGGGTGCGGATGCAATCGGCGTCATCCTCTTCACCCCGTCGTCACGGGCAGTCACCCCCCGCCGGGCAGAGACGATCCTCTCCGCGGTCAGGGGCGAGGTGGAGACGGTCTGTGTCACGACGACACGGTCGCCTGCTGCTCTCAGGAGACTCTACCGGCTCAATCCGGATGCAGTCCAGATCTATCACGGCCAGAGGGTCCCGGATCGCTTCACCTGCATCGCCGCATGGGACGGGCTCTCAAATCCGCCTGAGGATGCGGACCGGCTTCTGCTGGATGCCTCGCACGGCAGGGGCATCCCCCTTGATCTCCCTGCTGCAGAAGCGGCAATGTGCAGAACCGGTCATCCCATCATCGTCTCGGGAGGGCTCCATCCGGCAACCGTTGCCCTGGTGATTCAGCAGCTTGACCCGGCGGGAGTCGATGTCTCAAGCGGTATTGAACTGCGTCCGGGTGTGAAGGATATGCAGCTGATGAAACATTTTGTCACTGCCTGCAGGATGGGTGCGGTATGA
- the trpB gene encoding tryptophan synthase subunit beta: MTPGRFGIYGGCYAPEILLSPLEDLCLSYAAFREDEQAMDELSLLLSRYAGRETPLYRCRNLGKETGVSICLKREDLLHGGAHKINNTLGQALLAEKSGKKRLIAETGAGQHGVATAMAGAVLGLQVEVFMGSLDMQRQAQNVARMELLGATVTPVSTGSGTLSDAVDEALRNWAATAQDSHYLIGSCVGPHPFPEIVRDFQSVIGRELSIQSVSQHGRLPDAVVACVGGGSNAIGTFSPLINDSVRLVGAEAGGVGSDPGSHGASLCSGTPGILHGAFTSVLQDDEGQISFTHSISAGLDYPGVGPEHAFLRDAGRVEYMTVSDSEAIAAFRLLSRTEGIIPALESAHAVAAALRLADDMESGSMIAVTLSGRGDKDLATVLEAGL; encoded by the coding sequence ATGACTCCGGGGAGGTTTGGGATCTATGGCGGCTGTTATGCCCCGGAGATCCTTCTGTCGCCGCTTGAGGATCTTTGTCTCTCCTATGCGGCATTCAGGGAGGATGAACAGGCAATGGATGAACTCTCCCTCCTCCTCTCCCGGTATGCCGGCCGGGAGACCCCGCTGTATCGTTGCAGAAACCTTGGAAAGGAGACCGGGGTTTCCATCTGCCTGAAACGGGAGGATCTCCTGCATGGCGGGGCTCATAAGATAAATAACACACTCGGCCAGGCGCTTCTTGCAGAGAAAAGCGGCAAAAAACGCCTGATCGCAGAGACCGGTGCGGGCCAGCACGGGGTTGCAACAGCAATGGCCGGAGCAGTCCTCGGTCTTCAGGTGGAGGTCTTCATGGGGAGTCTCGATATGCAGCGGCAGGCGCAGAACGTCGCCAGGATGGAGTTGCTTGGAGCAACCGTCACCCCGGTTTCGACCGGCTCCGGCACGCTCTCGGATGCAGTCGATGAAGCGCTCCGGAACTGGGCAGCCACTGCTCAGGACTCCCACTACCTGATCGGCTCCTGTGTCGGGCCTCATCCGTTCCCTGAGATTGTCCGTGATTTCCAGTCTGTTATCGGGAGGGAGCTCTCCATCCAGTCAGTCAGCCAGCATGGACGGCTTCCTGATGCGGTGGTTGCCTGTGTCGGCGGGGGATCAAATGCGATCGGGACATTCTCCCCGCTCATCAATGATTCCGTGAGGCTGGTCGGTGCCGAGGCAGGAGGAGTCGGTTCGGATCCCGGTTCACACGGGGCTTCGCTCTGCTCTGGAACCCCCGGCATCCTCCATGGAGCATTCACCTCGGTGCTGCAGGATGATGAGGGGCAGATATCCTTCACCCACAGCATCTCGGCAGGACTTGACTACCCGGGTGTCGGCCCGGAGCATGCCTTCCTCAGGGATGCCGGGCGGGTGGAGTACATGACTGTATCTGACAGCGAGGCGATCGCTGCCTTCCGCCTCCTCTCCCGGACTGAAGGGATCATCCCGGCACTGGAGTCTGCTCATGCGGTTGCAGCAGCTCTCAGGCTTGCAGATGATATGGAGTCTGGATCCATGATCGCCGTCACCCTCTCGGGGCGGGGAGACAAGGATCTCGCCACTGTGCTGGAGGCGGGCCTGTGA
- the trpA gene encoding tryptophan synthase subunit alpha: MNRIDAAFGAGNGPLLVACTVAGDPSPDESRAVIRALIDAGADMLELIVPATNTVADGPVICRAHERAIAAGCGLNTVFSLIQEIRTYSEIPIVLMTYANPVVVMGEERFCAELAHAGGDGLLVVDMPPEEVSVPDTEIDRIFIIAPSTPVSRIEKIAASGGGFLYLVSAPGVTGRRAHLPGDLGRRIDIAKEVSRLPVAVGFGIGSPDTAYEAVAAGADAVIVGSAISWAIEDQRGDPAKAVAAVVKSIKAGIGPVRTPRSSGQ, from the coding sequence GTGAACAGGATAGACGCGGCCTTTGGCGCAGGCAATGGCCCTCTCCTGGTCGCCTGCACGGTGGCGGGCGATCCATCTCCGGATGAATCACGGGCAGTGATCCGGGCACTTATTGACGCAGGTGCTGATATGCTGGAACTGATTGTTCCTGCCACAAACACGGTGGCGGACGGGCCGGTGATCTGCCGTGCCCATGAGCGGGCGATTGCTGCCGGATGCGGACTGAACACGGTCTTCTCCCTGATCCAGGAGATCCGAACCTATAGTGAGATCCCAATCGTGCTGATGACTTATGCAAACCCGGTGGTTGTCATGGGCGAAGAGCGGTTCTGCGCCGAACTCGCTCATGCAGGCGGGGACGGGCTTCTGGTGGTTGATATGCCGCCTGAAGAGGTCTCTGTACCGGATACGGAGATCGATCGGATCTTCATCATTGCCCCCTCCACTCCGGTTTCGAGGATAGAGAAGATTGCAGCATCAGGAGGGGGATTTCTCTATCTTGTCTCTGCACCCGGTGTCACGGGGAGGCGCGCCCATCTGCCAGGGGATCTCGGCAGGAGGATCGATATCGCAAAAGAGGTCTCCCGCCTGCCGGTTGCGGTTGGTTTTGGGATCGGCTCTCCGGATACCGCGTATGAGGCAGTCGCCGCAGGTGCCGATGCGGTGATCGTCGGCTCAGCCATCAGTTGGGCTATAGAGGATCAGAGGGGCGATCCGGCGAAGGCTGTTGCGGCGGTGGTTAAAAGTATTAAAGCCGGGATCGGCCCCGTGAGAACCCCTCGATCCTCCGGGCAATGA
- a CDS encoding helix-turn-helix domain-containing protein, translating into MFSRRIFETDFAEALEEELRRRDMTIRELSSATGIPPATLYKIASGERDPRLSTVRRIVETLEPKEESFIAVVAAKFLLDEIEGSIVTIAGEDVRLKGYAANSIDECIMAAVEARKEGAAGIICAPVLASIIERIVDIPVAILKPKPETVIDAATIIARRIEGFSRGRSRL; encoded by the coding sequence ATGTTCTCCCGCCGGATCTTTGAGACTGATTTTGCCGAGGCACTTGAAGAAGAGCTGAGGAGGAGGGATATGACAATCCGGGAGCTCTCCTCTGCAACAGGGATACCACCGGCAACCCTCTATAAGATCGCATCAGGTGAACGTGACCCCCGTCTCTCGACGGTGCGGCGGATCGTCGAAACGCTCGAGCCAAAGGAAGAGAGCTTCATTGCTGTTGTCGCAGCCAAGTTCCTCCTTGACGAGATCGAGGGCTCCATTGTCACCATTGCAGGTGAGGACGTCAGGCTGAAAGGCTATGCAGCAAACTCCATTGACGAATGCATCATGGCAGCAGTGGAAGCCAGGAAAGAGGGGGCGGCAGGGATCATCTGTGCACCCGTCCTCGCATCCATCATCGAACGGATCGTCGATATCCCGGTTGCCATCCTGAAACCAAAGCCCGAGACGGTCATTGATGCGGCAACCATCATTGCCCGGAGGATCGAGGGGTTCTCACGGGGCCGATCCCGGCTTTAA
- the rimI gene encoding ribosomal protein S18-alanine N-acetyltransferase: MVTAGYPGQYGKPVLIRRSNPADIPEIASLEAEAFIDPWGEEGLREAMNNYLTSFFVAVADGMIIGFCGGGIENTGDIVYGHLCTLAIRPQYRQQGIGSELVATIEHDFLLLGATAVELEVRISNRDAIAFYRRLGYRAVFCYTRYYKDGEDGVVMMKWFAS; this comes from the coding sequence ATGGTGACCGCAGGATACCCCGGACAGTACGGGAAACCAGTCCTCATCAGGAGATCAAATCCAGCAGACATCCCTGAGATCGCCTCGCTTGAGGCAGAGGCATTTATCGACCCCTGGGGGGAGGAAGGGCTCCGTGAAGCGATGAACAACTACCTCACCTCCTTCTTTGTCGCTGTAGCAGACGGCATGATCATCGGGTTCTGCGGCGGCGGCATCGAGAATACCGGGGACATCGTCTATGGGCATCTCTGCACACTGGCTATCCGGCCGCAGTACCGGCAGCAGGGTATCGGCAGCGAACTGGTTGCCACAATCGAGCATGACTTTCTCCTTCTCGGTGCAACAGCCGTCGAACTGGAGGTCAGGATCTCAAACAGGGACGCTATTGCCTTTTACAGAAGACTCGGATACCGGGCGGTCTTCTGCTATACCCGCTACTACAAGGATGGCGAAGACGGTGTTGTGATGATGAAATGGTTTGCGTCCTGA
- a CDS encoding DUF1015 domain-containing protein has protein sequence MVAIYPFRALRPAREESAYVPSVPYDVVTREEAAAVIARNRKSFLRVIRSDAELMHLSPYADEVYDRARAVFSEMQDQGLFARDDSESFSIYQVEHQGLVYTGLVACIGTEEYLKKTVKRHELTRYDKEEDRTRHIDSVNANTGQVFLLYRDPGGISGFIRSLATGDPVAETEAENGSVHRIYAVNDPDAIQQIRGHFSDINALYIADGHHRAKSAVNVYLKRKEHGVLTTGASRFMGVLFAHDSVTIHGYSRLLRSLNGMTPDAFLAALEAQFRVKKSSSVDTSKTDIPVAGGRAERHVFHLYIEGAFYELSRDIDPGADPIARLDVSLLQESVLSPLLEIHDPRGDERLDFMGGAQPIADLVAAVDSGEYAAAILMQPIEILDICDIADDDKIMPPKSTWFEPKLLSGLVIHPLD, from the coding sequence ATGGTTGCCATATATCCGTTCAGAGCCCTGCGTCCGGCGCGGGAAGAATCTGCGTATGTACCATCTGTTCCCTATGATGTCGTCACACGGGAAGAAGCTGCCGCAGTGATTGCACGCAACAGGAAGAGTTTCCTCAGGGTGATCCGATCCGATGCGGAACTGATGCACCTTTCGCCCTATGCTGATGAGGTGTATGATCGAGCCCGCGCAGTCTTTTCTGAGATGCAGGATCAGGGGCTCTTTGCAAGGGATGACAGCGAGAGCTTCTCCATCTACCAGGTTGAGCACCAGGGTCTGGTCTACACGGGGCTTGTTGCCTGCATCGGAACAGAAGAGTACCTGAAGAAGACCGTGAAACGTCATGAGCTGACCCGCTATGACAAGGAGGAGGATCGTACCCGGCATATTGATTCTGTCAATGCCAATACCGGCCAGGTATTCCTGCTGTACCGGGATCCAGGCGGGATATCTGGTTTTATCAGGTCACTTGCCACCGGGGATCCGGTTGCGGAGACAGAAGCGGAGAACGGGTCAGTACACCGGATCTATGCGGTGAATGATCCAGACGCCATACAGCAGATCAGAGGCCATTTCTCTGATATAAATGCCCTCTATATCGCAGATGGCCATCACCGGGCAAAGAGTGCTGTGAATGTCTATCTGAAACGGAAGGAACACGGCGTTCTGACAACCGGGGCATCAAGGTTCATGGGTGTTCTCTTTGCCCACGATTCCGTCACAATCCACGGGTATTCCCGGTTGCTTCGCTCTCTCAATGGTATGACGCCGGATGCGTTTCTGGCTGCGCTTGAAGCGCAGTTTCGGGTTAAAAAATCTAGTTCCGTGGATACCAGTAAAACAGATATCCCGGTTGCCGGTGGGAGGGCAGAACGCCACGTCTTCCATCTCTATATCGAGGGGGCGTTTTACGAGCTGTCCAGGGATATTGATCCGGGCGCTGATCCGATTGCACGACTTGATGTCTCGCTTCTCCAGGAGAGCGTCCTCTCACCGCTGCTTGAGATTCATGATCCCCGTGGTGATGAGAGGCTGGACTTTATGGGCGGCGCCCAGCCGATTGCGGATCTTGTGGCTGCGGTTGATTCGGGGGAGTATGCTGCTGCCATCCTGATGCAGCCGATTGAGATCCTGGATATCTGCGATATCGCCGATGATGACAAAATTATGCCCCCGAAATCGACATGGTTTGAGCCAAAGCTTCTTTCAGGGCTTGTCATCCATCCTCTTGACTGA
- a CDS encoding DUF7288 family protein, which yields MVDRDQASLYTIEGVAAALLMIATATIVFQAISVYTPGDTHIDDMLLEQLGADALAVLDLPKGPGEASALEEMIATWDKDGFQSGFGSLVRSRSLVEGDDPVQYSAEVFYRVGNSDEVDSVFFTESVPYSGYEPAVRVTRWVQVRTPYHENLPAELPQSPQRTQMVLLEVILWRG from the coding sequence ATGGTAGACCGGGATCAGGCGTCGCTCTATACGATTGAAGGGGTGGCAGCAGCACTCCTGATGATCGCAACTGCAACAATTGTCTTCCAAGCGATCAGCGTCTATACTCCGGGCGATACCCATATCGATGATATGCTGCTTGAACAGCTCGGGGCAGATGCCCTGGCGGTGCTGGATCTCCCGAAAGGCCCGGGGGAAGCTTCCGCACTTGAGGAGATGATTGCGACATGGGATAAAGACGGGTTTCAGAGCGGGTTTGGCAGCCTGGTTCGTTCCCGATCCCTTGTGGAAGGCGACGATCCCGTCCAGTATTCGGCAGAGGTCTTCTACCGGGTGGGGAATTCAGATGAGGTTGATTCTGTTTTCTTCACCGAATCTGTGCCCTATTCCGGGTATGAACCGGCAGTCAGGGTGACCCGGTGGGTGCAGGTGAGGACGCCCTATCATGAGAATCTGCCAGCAGAGCTCCCGCAGTCGCCACAGCGGACACAGATGGTTCTCCTGGAGGTGATCCTGTGGCGAGGCTGA